Below is a genomic region from Lonsdalea populi.
GCGCGGCATGTTCCGCATAGGCGGGAACCTCATCAAGCGCATCCTGAGCAAGATAAGCCCTAAAATCGGTGCGCGTTATCGCCATTCCCAGCAAATGACCTCCGGCGGAAAATCCCAAAACGCCGACGTGCTGCTGGCGGCAACGTATCATCCGCAACGCCCTCTGAGCATCCTGTAATGCAACCAGATTGCCTGCGCCCCAGCCCTCGCCCGGCAGGCGATAGCTAAGAACATAGGCCGTGTACCCAAGCGCCGCCAGCCAGTTCGCGGCAGGCCACGCCTCATCGCCCATTTCTATGTGTTTATAGCCCCCACCGCCAGCGATCAATATGCCCCAGCCATTGGGATTCGCAGGCATAAATACATCCAGAGAAGGTCGGGAGATGTGTTTCAGCGCCCCGCCTGAGGAAAGCACCTCGTCCCCTGCCGGCCCGCCGCCGCCCGGCGGAATATCGCCCCACAGCAAAAGCGTTGTTCTTAGCGGTGCGGCGGTCGCCCAACTACCGCAAAAAGGCGTCACCAGCAGCGCCGCCGCTGAACCCGCCAGAAAATATCGGCGATTTATCTTCATAACAGTATTTCTCCAACTGAAATCAGCCACAGCCCTCATCTGCGATGCCTTAATACACAAGCATAGGGCAGCCCGGTCAGTTCCACTCCCAACGGATCCCTGTAACACGTTAAAACAGCGCTAAACCCCTGTTTCTTCCAAGATTCCGGCAGCACCGACTTCGCTGTTTTCTCAGCGAACACTCACGCCGTTCTTCCCAAGCCAACGCTAACGGTGAGCGTTGTACGTTTATCGTTGGAGGCTAAGCGTGGAGACAAAAACGGCTGCCCTTTCTCGTGATTGAGACAGGTACAGCCGTGATATGGGGAAAGGTCAAAGCGAACTTACCGGTTGGTCTTCGTTAACTCGGAACGGCCTGCGCGACGGCCTCACGGGACCAGACGCGGTGCTCCTGCATGGCGTGGATAAATTTCTCCGTGACCGTATTGGCATCCTCTTCTATCAGCACGCCTTCATCCGGCTCAGGCAACGGTAGCGCCTGATACAGGCTAAGCGCATCCCCTTGCAACCCGATCGCCTTGAGATGTTTGAACGACTGCAGCAGATAGTACTTAGCATTGCCGTCGGATTTCAGCGTCTCAATGCTCTGCTTACCGGTCGGCACCATCACCGCATCGACCAGAACGGAAGGATTCCCTTCAATCGTTCCCGCCACGTCCAGCTCCTGCCCTTGCAACGTTTTAATCTTACCCAGATGGGGAGCAAAAATTTTGGTATGAATCCCCTGCTTATGCAGCGCTTTTTCGATTTTCTCGACCGATGCGCCGCACACGCCGTCCGCCGCCAGAATCGCGACCTGTCGGGATTTCAGCGTCTGCTTTTTACCTGCATAGATGCTGAGCGTTTCATCCGTCGTGATGCCGTTAATCGCGCCGGGCAGTGAATGTTCCCGCTGTTCGGCGGTGAGCGTTATCCCCAGATTCGCCGCCACCTTCTGCGCCAGATCGTGATCGATATAGGTTAACTGGTCCACCACGCGCTCGCGGATCCATGGACGCGCCACCTTCCCTAACTCAAAGCTGAAAGCCCCTACGATGTGATTTTTTTCCACGTCGGTCTGACTGAGCCAGAATAATCGAGGCTGGGAATAGTAGTCGGCAAACGACTCGCTACGTCGACGTATTTTCTCGCCGTCCAACGCTTGAGGATAGGTAGAGAATCCGCCGTTAACGTCAGCCGGCGCGCTCTCCCGCGGCCAGTTGTTATTAATCGAATTGGGTTCGTAGTTTGACGCCCCTGTGATTTCCATCCGGTGCATGCCGTCTCGCTGATGATTATGAAACGGGCAAACCGGTTTATTGATCGGCAGTTCGTGGAAATTCGGACCGCCCAGTCGGGTAATCTGCGTATCCAGATAAGAGAATAATCGTCCCTGAAGCAGCGGATCGTCGGAAAAGTCGATCCCTGGCACAATATTACCGGGACAGAACGCCACCTGTTCCGTTTCGCTGAAGTAGTTGTCCGGATTGCGATTGAGCGTCATCTTACCGACCCGTTGCACCGGCACGAGAGACTCGGGGATCAGCTTAGTCGGATCAAGGATATCGAAATCGAATTTGTGCTCGTCCTCCTCAGGGATGATCTGCAGCCCCAGCTCATATTCGGGATAATCGCCGGCTTCGATCGCCTCCCACAGCTCCTTACGATGAAAATCGGGGTCTCTCCCCGTCAGGAGCTGGGCCTCATCCCAAATCAACGATGCCACGCCGTAAACCGGCTTCCAGTGGAAGCGGACAAAGTGACATTTCCCTTCGGCGTTGATCAGCTTGAAGGTGTGGATCCCGAAACCTTCCATCATGCGATAACTGCGTGGAATACCGCGATCCGACATCGCCCAGGTCACATTGTGCAGCGTTTCCGGCTGTAGGGAGACATAGTCCCAGAAGGTGTCGTGGGCGCTCTGCCCCTGCGGAATTTCATTATGAGGCTCCGGCTTCACCGCATGGACGAAGTCGGGAAACTTGATTGCATCCTGAATAAAGAAGACCGGCGTATTATTTCCGACCAGATCGAAGTTACCTTCCTGCGTGTAAAACTTGGTGGCCCACCCGCGAATATCCCTCACCGTATCGGCCGATCCTCGCGAGCCTTGTACGGTGGAAAAACGCACAAACACCGGCGTTTTCACTTCAGGATCCTGTAGAAACTCCGCTTTGCTGTAGCGAGTTAGCGGAGCGTAAACCTGGAAATAGCCGTGCGCGGCCGCCCCGCGCGCGTGAACCACGCGTTCAGGAATGCGCTCATGGTCAAAATGCATGATTTTCTCGCGGAGGATAAAATCCTCCAGCAGCGTAGAGCCGCGTACTCCGGCCTTGAGCGAGTTTTGGTTATCTGAAATTTTAACGCCCTGATCCGTACTCAAGGCTTCATGCTCTGGATCGGTGCGGTATTTATCCAGCTGTTCTGATTTAGCGTTGATGTTTTTAGGCGTTTTTGCGCTGCCGGGAAACATCGGCTCCGCGCCTGGCGGTGTCGGACTGCTTACCGGTTTTACCGCAGCATCGCTGGGTGCGGTATCCGACAGATGTGGCTTAACCGACTGCGAAGCGTCCAACTTCACACTCTTCGCCGGCTTTCGATCCTTTTCATCCTTCATGCTGCCTCCTGTTAATTGTTAAAAAACAGATACATAAGAAAGTCACAAACATAACCCTGCTTTAAATATAGTTAATGTTTTGTGATAGGGGACGATACCGCCGCTGAGAGGAATTCATTCAGGCGAGGACATTCGGGAGAGAACGCCCTGACAGGCATTGATGGGATAAATAAAGAAGGAAAATAATCACAGTCGCGCCCTGTAATAAGGCACCGCCGACTTATC
It encodes:
- a CDS encoding alpha/beta hydrolase, with the protein product MNRRYFLAGSAAALLVTPFCGSWATAAPLRTTLLLWGDIPPGGGGPAGDEVLSSGGALKHISRPSLDVFMPANPNGWGILIAGGGGYKHIEMGDEAWPAANWLAALGYTAYVLSYRLPGEGWGAGNLVALQDAQRALRMIRCRQQHVGVLGFSAGGHLLGMAITRTDFRAYLAQDALDEVPAYAEHAALIYPVITLEKPYTRTSTHNILVGPHAEPAAEAAWSVQNFVTSATPPVFLAQAEDDPVSDPHNALIMAAVCQRQHVPVEMHRYSCGGHAFGMGKAGTPTVKWPASYRDWLTAVQNSAASENSAKKRGE
- the katE gene encoding catalase HPII, which gives rise to MKDEKDRKPAKSVKLDASQSVKPHLSDTAPSDAAVKPVSSPTPPGAEPMFPGSAKTPKNINAKSEQLDKYRTDPEHEALSTDQGVKISDNQNSLKAGVRGSTLLEDFILREKIMHFDHERIPERVVHARGAAAHGYFQVYAPLTRYSKAEFLQDPEVKTPVFVRFSTVQGSRGSADTVRDIRGWATKFYTQEGNFDLVGNNTPVFFIQDAIKFPDFVHAVKPEPHNEIPQGQSAHDTFWDYVSLQPETLHNVTWAMSDRGIPRSYRMMEGFGIHTFKLINAEGKCHFVRFHWKPVYGVASLIWDEAQLLTGRDPDFHRKELWEAIEAGDYPEYELGLQIIPEEDEHKFDFDILDPTKLIPESLVPVQRVGKMTLNRNPDNYFSETEQVAFCPGNIVPGIDFSDDPLLQGRLFSYLDTQITRLGGPNFHELPINKPVCPFHNHQRDGMHRMEITGASNYEPNSINNNWPRESAPADVNGGFSTYPQALDGEKIRRRSESFADYYSQPRLFWLSQTDVEKNHIVGAFSFELGKVARPWIRERVVDQLTYIDHDLAQKVAANLGITLTAEQREHSLPGAINGITTDETLSIYAGKKQTLKSRQVAILAADGVCGASVEKIEKALHKQGIHTKIFAPHLGKIKTLQGQELDVAGTIEGNPSVLVDAVMVPTGKQSIETLKSDGNAKYYLLQSFKHLKAIGLQGDALSLYQALPLPEPDEGVLIEEDANTVTEKFIHAMQEHRVWSREAVAQAVPS